A single window of Oerskovia paurometabola DNA harbors:
- a CDS encoding globin: protein MRESVASSDSFYDAIGGHETFVRLVDVFYEGVAADPVLKPMYPEEDLGPAKVRLTMFLEQYWGGPTTYSEQRGHPRLRMRHAPFKVNPDARDRWLAHMRAGVDSLDLAPLHEATLWDYLERAAHSLINTFEE from the coding sequence CTGCGCGAGTCCGTCGCGTCCTCGGACAGCTTCTACGACGCGATCGGGGGGCACGAGACCTTCGTGCGGCTCGTCGACGTGTTCTACGAGGGCGTGGCCGCGGACCCCGTGCTCAAGCCCATGTATCCCGAGGAGGACCTCGGCCCCGCCAAGGTCCGGCTCACCATGTTCCTCGAGCAGTACTGGGGCGGCCCCACGACCTACTCGGAGCAGCGCGGCCACCCCCGCCTGCGCATGCGCCACGCCCCCTTCAAGGTCAACCCCGACGCGAGGGACCGCTGGCTCGCGCACATGCGTGCCGGCGTCGACTCGCTCGACCTCGCCCCGCTGCACGAGGCCACGCTCTGGGACTACCTGGAACGTGCCGCCCACTCGCTGATCAACACCTTCGAGGAGTGA
- a CDS encoding SDR family oxidoreductase gives MTPADAAAPPPTATAPADGPTDPSGPTPLTVAVTGVTGYVGGRLVPELLDAGHRVRAVARRPERLAGRDWAQHVDLVQADASDLDQIREALQGADVAYYLIHSLGTGRSFAARDRRTALTFARAAREAGVGRIVYLGGLFPDVDDADLSPHLASRKEVGEILLASGVPTTVLQAAVILGSGSASFEMMRYLTERLPAMTTPRWVDNRIQPIAIRDVLRYLVGSATMPADVSRAFDIGGPDVLTYRQMMQGYAQVAGLPRRLIVSVPVLTPRLSSHWVGLVTPVPASIARPLVESLVHEVVCDEHDIARYVPDPPGGLIGFRRAVELALERIHDGEVTTRWSSAAVEGAPSDPLPSDPDWAGGSLYVDERRRVVDAPADVLWSVIESIGGQRGWYSWSLAWRVRGLLDRLSGGPGLRRGRRDERTLVVDDVLDFWRVEAIEPGRRLLLRAEMRLPGLAWLELRVDEAAEEITGPDDVGPAPEEASGPGRSYFAQRALFHPHGLAGQAYWWSVKPFHGVVFGGMQKNIAEAAEQAARRTEEQARRPTATPRAR, from the coding sequence ATGACTCCAGCCGACGCCGCCGCTCCCCCGCCCACCGCGACCGCCCCTGCCGACGGACCCACCGACCCTTCCGGGCCCACCCCGCTGACCGTCGCCGTCACGGGGGTGACGGGCTACGTCGGCGGCCGCCTGGTCCCCGAACTCCTGGACGCCGGGCACCGCGTCCGCGCGGTCGCCCGCCGCCCGGAACGCCTGGCCGGACGCGACTGGGCCCAGCACGTGGACCTCGTGCAGGCCGACGCGTCCGACCTCGACCAGATCCGCGAGGCGCTGCAGGGCGCGGACGTCGCGTACTACCTGATCCACTCGCTCGGTACGGGGCGCTCGTTCGCGGCCCGCGACCGCCGCACGGCCCTGACGTTCGCCCGGGCGGCACGCGAGGCGGGCGTCGGGCGGATCGTCTACCTGGGCGGCCTGTTCCCCGACGTCGACGACGCCGACCTGTCCCCGCACCTGGCCTCGCGCAAGGAGGTCGGCGAGATCCTGCTGGCCTCGGGCGTCCCGACGACGGTGCTCCAGGCCGCGGTGATCCTCGGCTCGGGCTCGGCGTCGTTCGAGATGATGCGCTACCTCACCGAGCGCCTGCCCGCGATGACGACGCCGCGCTGGGTCGACAACCGCATCCAGCCGATCGCGATCCGCGACGTGCTGCGCTACCTGGTCGGTAGCGCGACGATGCCCGCGGACGTCTCGCGCGCGTTCGACATCGGCGGACCCGACGTCCTGACCTACCGGCAGATGATGCAGGGCTATGCGCAGGTCGCGGGCCTCCCTCGACGGCTCATCGTGAGCGTCCCCGTGCTGACCCCGCGCCTGTCGAGCCACTGGGTGGGGCTCGTGACGCCCGTGCCCGCGAGCATCGCGCGGCCCCTCGTCGAGTCCCTGGTCCACGAGGTCGTGTGCGACGAGCACGACATCGCGCGGTACGTCCCCGACCCGCCCGGCGGGCTGATCGGCTTCCGCCGCGCGGTCGAGCTCGCGCTCGAGCGCATCCACGACGGGGAGGTGACCACCCGGTGGTCGTCGGCCGCGGTCGAGGGGGCGCCGAGCGACCCCCTGCCCTCCGATCCCGACTGGGCGGGTGGCTCGCTCTACGTCGACGAGCGCCGACGCGTGGTCGACGCTCCGGCAGACGTCCTGTGGTCCGTGATCGAGTCGATCGGCGGGCAGCGCGGCTGGTACTCGTGGTCGCTCGCGTGGCGGGTGCGCGGCCTCCTCGACCGGCTCTCGGGCGGGCCGGGCCTGCGACGCGGGCGCCGCGACGAACGCACGCTCGTGGTCGACGACGTCCTGGACTTCTGGCGGGTCGAGGCCATCGAGCCCGGCCGGCGCCTGCTGCTGCGCGCCGAGATGCGGCTGCCGGGTCTCGCGTGGCTCGAGCTGCGCGTCGACGAGGCGGCCGAGGAGATCACCGGGCCCGACGACGTCGGTCCCGCTCCCGAGGAAGCGTCCGGTCCGGGCCGGAGCTACTTCGCGCAGCGGGCGCTCTTCCATCCCCACGGCCTCGCCGGGCAGGCCTACTGGTGGTCGGTCAAGCCGTTCCACGGCGTGGTCTTCGGAGGCATGCAGAAGAACATCGCCGAGGCTGCCGAGCAGGCTGCGCGCCGGACGGAGGAGCAGGCCCGGCGGCCCACCGCTACTCCTCGAGCGCGGTGA
- a CDS encoding GTPase family protein, protein MARLDLSARVAALETAVSAGTARLPDDLLDDARAVLARTATRSALSAEHTVVALAGSTGSGKSSLFNAIARAPLARAGITRPTTSRPLAVVWGPGADPLLSWLEVGDRHHAADRAAVATDGLVLLDLPDHDSVVTEHRAVAERLVERVDLLVWVVDPQKYADAALHERYLRPLAGHGDVVVVVLNQIDRLTPEEATACLADLRRLVAEDGLAAARVLGVSATTGQGIDELDALLDRAAARREAAVARMAADVRGVARRIADACGDTVPARSQDAARARLVDALEAAAGVPTVVDAVRGSANRRARAATGWPPTRWIGRLRVDPLRRLGLTRGTDRPDLARTSIPRTSPTVAARAQVAVREYVSTMTAGAPQDWVLAARASVTDSTGGLADALDQAVAGTELEATRRPRWWGVVSFLQWVVLGALVAGLAWLGVLAVLAYLQLPAPATPVWRGIPWPTLLALGGVVVGIVLALASRGAGALGARRRAARARRRLRESIGEVAGHLVWLPVAEELSALTTCRVAAQVAAT, encoded by the coding sequence ATGGCCCGCCTCGACCTCTCGGCGCGTGTCGCGGCGCTCGAGACCGCGGTCTCGGCCGGCACGGCGCGCCTCCCCGACGACCTGCTCGACGACGCGCGTGCCGTCCTCGCGCGGACCGCGACGCGCAGCGCGCTGTCGGCCGAGCACACGGTCGTCGCGCTCGCGGGGTCCACCGGGTCCGGCAAGTCGTCGTTGTTCAACGCGATCGCGCGCGCGCCGCTCGCGCGTGCGGGCATCACGCGCCCGACGACGTCGCGCCCCCTGGCGGTCGTCTGGGGGCCGGGCGCGGACCCCCTCCTGAGCTGGCTCGAGGTCGGCGACCGGCACCATGCCGCGGATCGTGCGGCCGTGGCCACCGACGGGCTCGTGCTGCTGGACCTGCCGGACCACGACTCGGTCGTGACCGAGCACCGGGCGGTCGCCGAGCGCCTGGTCGAGCGCGTCGACCTGCTGGTGTGGGTCGTCGACCCCCAGAAGTACGCGGACGCGGCACTCCACGAGAGGTACCTGCGCCCGCTCGCCGGGCACGGGGACGTCGTCGTGGTCGTGCTCAACCAGATCGACCGGCTGACGCCCGAGGAGGCGACCGCGTGCCTCGCGGACCTGCGCCGGCTCGTGGCCGAGGACGGCCTGGCCGCGGCGCGCGTGCTGGGCGTCTCGGCGACCACGGGGCAGGGGATCGACGAGCTCGACGCGCTCCTGGACCGCGCGGCGGCCCGCCGGGAGGCCGCGGTCGCGCGCATGGCCGCGGACGTGCGCGGCGTCGCGAGGCGGATCGCGGACGCGTGCGGCGACACGGTGCCCGCGCGTTCGCAGGACGCGGCACGGGCCCGCCTCGTGGACGCCCTCGAGGCCGCGGCCGGGGTGCCCACCGTGGTCGACGCCGTCCGCGGATCGGCGAACCGCCGCGCACGCGCCGCGACCGGGTGGCCACCCACGCGGTGGATCGGGCGGCTGCGGGTGGACCCGCTGCGGCGCCTGGGCCTCACGCGCGGCACGGACCGGCCGGACCTGGCGCGCACGTCGATCCCGCGGACCTCGCCCACGGTCGCGGCCCGCGCGCAGGTCGCGGTCCGCGAGTACGTCTCGACCATGACGGCCGGGGCCCCGCAGGACTGGGTGCTCGCGGCGCGGGCGAGCGTGACCGACAGCACGGGGGGCCTGGCGGACGCGCTCGACCAGGCCGTCGCGGGCACCGAGCTCGAGGCCACGCGCCGCCCGCGCTGGTGGGGCGTCGTGAGCTTCCTGCAGTGGGTCGTGCTGGGGGCGCTGGTCGCGGGGCTCGCGTGGCTGGGGGTGCTCGCGGTGCTCGCGTACCTCCAGCTCCCGGCCCCGGCGACCCCGGTGTGGCGGGGGATTCCCTGGCCGACGCTCCTGGCCCTGGGCGGGGTGGTGGTCGGCATCGTGCTGGCCCTCGCGTCGCGCGGCGCGGGAGCGCTCGGTGCCCGACGGCGGGCGGCCCGCGCGCGCCGCAGGCTGCGGGAGAGCATCGGGGAGGTCGCGGGGCACCTCGTCTGGCTGCCCGTCGCGGAGGAGCTCTCGGCGCTCACGACCTGCCGCGTGGCCGCCCAGGTCGCGGCGACCTGA
- a CDS encoding glucose PTS transporter subunit EIIB — MSKAQQILEALGGQSNVVDLEPCITRLRVEVTNPALVDEVGLKATGAFGVVRSGKVIQVIVGPEADNLAAELDTLR; from the coding sequence ATGAGCAAGGCACAGCAGATCCTCGAGGCGCTCGGCGGACAGTCGAACGTGGTCGACCTCGAACCCTGCATCACCCGGCTGCGCGTCGAGGTGACCAACCCCGCGCTCGTCGACGAGGTCGGGCTCAAGGCCACGGGTGCGTTCGGCGTGGTCCGCTCGGGCAAGGTCATCCAGGTGATCGTGGGACCCGAGGCAGACAACCTCGCCGCCGAGCTCGACACCCTGCGCTGA
- a CDS encoding PTS sugar transporter subunit IIA, with protein sequence MPPTVPPARAGSSTDEPVLRVGAPLSGTVVALADVPDPVFAQSFAGPGLAIEPAVDPDGIATVVAPAAGTVGSLFPHAFALEASGGRTILVHLGIDTVRLGGEGFQLHVEPGDRVEAGTTLLSWEPPRVAALGLSTLCSVIALQGDPSLLTLLVEPGRTVGAGEPVLSWT encoded by the coding sequence ATGCCACCGACCGTTCCTCCCGCGAGGGCCGGCTCGTCGACCGACGAGCCGGTCCTGCGCGTCGGAGCACCGCTGAGCGGCACGGTCGTGGCTCTGGCCGACGTCCCTGACCCCGTGTTCGCGCAGTCCTTCGCGGGGCCCGGCCTCGCGATCGAACCCGCGGTGGACCCAGACGGCATCGCGACCGTCGTGGCCCCCGCTGCGGGCACGGTCGGTTCCCTCTTCCCGCACGCCTTCGCGCTCGAGGCCTCGGGCGGACGCACGATCCTCGTCCACCTGGGCATCGACACCGTGAGGCTCGGGGGAGAGGGCTTCCAGCTCCACGTCGAACCCGGAGACCGGGTGGAGGCCGGTACGACCCTGCTCTCCTGGGAGCCGCCGCGCGTGGCCGCGCTGGGGCTCTCGACCCTCTGCTCGGTCATCGCCCTCCAGGGCGACCCGTCGCTCCTGACGCTGCTGGTCGAACCCGGCCGGACGGTCGGCGCCGGAGAACCCGTCCTGTCCTGGACCTGA
- the ptsP gene encoding phosphoenolpyruvate--protein phosphotransferase: protein MASEEQRTITGIGVCPGKVVGPVVFLPEPLAEPSPGLRLRPTADLRAEADRIPVAAAQVQADLERAAAAASGDTRDVLEATAAMAADPTLAGDAARRVVDEHLIAERAVWEAADSVAQQFEALGGYFAERARDIADVRDRIVAALSGRPAPGVPDHPEPFVLVALDLAPSVTAGLDPARVLAIVTDGAGPTSHTAIVANAMGIPAVVAAVGASEALSAGDTVLVDGSAGTVLVHPTDEQVATARALAATVRTFSGEGRTADGHRVQLLANIGDPAGAEPAAAAGAEGVGLFRSEFAFLDREEPPTVDEQVAAYRTVFHAFPGRKVVIRTLDSGADKPLHFLSVDDEENPALGVRGLRTAEKWPDLLEQQLEAVSLAAAAEEAVVWVMAPMVSTVAEAEWFVSRCAAHGLDTAGVMIEVPSAALLAGPVLARAHFASIGTNDLTQYTMAADRLLGSLAELSDPWQPAVLQLVAATCRGGDLQGRPVGVCGEAASNPVLAAVLVGLGVSSLSMTARAIPDVAALLGAVTVAECREVAQLALAAESAADARAAVRAALPQLDELGL from the coding sequence GTGGCCAGCGAGGAACAGCGGACGATCACCGGCATCGGGGTGTGCCCCGGGAAGGTCGTCGGACCGGTCGTCTTCCTGCCCGAACCGCTCGCCGAGCCCTCCCCCGGGCTCCGCCTGCGCCCCACGGCCGACCTGCGCGCCGAGGCCGACCGCATCCCGGTAGCGGCTGCCCAGGTGCAGGCCGACCTCGAACGGGCCGCGGCTGCCGCCTCCGGGGACACGCGCGACGTGCTGGAGGCCACGGCCGCGATGGCCGCCGACCCGACGCTCGCGGGCGACGCCGCACGGCGCGTGGTCGACGAGCACCTGATCGCCGAGCGCGCCGTGTGGGAGGCCGCCGACTCCGTCGCGCAGCAGTTCGAGGCCCTCGGCGGGTACTTCGCCGAGCGTGCGCGTGACATCGCGGACGTGCGCGACCGGATCGTCGCCGCGCTCTCGGGCCGCCCCGCGCCGGGGGTCCCGGACCATCCCGAACCGTTCGTGCTCGTCGCGCTCGACCTGGCCCCGTCGGTGACCGCAGGCCTCGACCCGGCACGGGTGCTCGCGATCGTGACCGACGGCGCCGGCCCCACGTCGCACACCGCCATCGTCGCGAACGCCATGGGCATCCCCGCGGTGGTCGCCGCGGTCGGCGCGAGCGAGGCGCTCAGCGCGGGAGACACGGTCCTCGTGGACGGGTCGGCCGGGACCGTGCTCGTGCACCCCACCGACGAGCAGGTCGCGACCGCACGGGCGCTCGCCGCGACCGTGCGGACCTTCTCGGGAGAAGGACGCACCGCGGACGGCCACCGGGTCCAGCTCCTCGCCAACATCGGCGACCCCGCGGGGGCCGAGCCCGCCGCGGCCGCCGGGGCCGAGGGCGTGGGGCTCTTCCGCTCCGAGTTCGCCTTCCTCGACCGCGAGGAACCGCCGACGGTCGACGAGCAGGTCGCGGCCTACCGGACGGTCTTCCACGCCTTCCCCGGCCGCAAGGTCGTGATCCGTACCCTCGACTCGGGCGCGGACAAGCCCCTGCACTTCCTGTCGGTCGACGACGAGGAGAACCCGGCCCTGGGGGTGCGCGGGCTGCGCACGGCCGAGAAGTGGCCCGACCTCCTGGAGCAGCAGCTCGAGGCCGTCTCGCTCGCGGCCGCGGCCGAGGAGGCCGTGGTGTGGGTCATGGCGCCCATGGTCTCGACCGTCGCCGAGGCCGAGTGGTTCGTGTCCCGGTGCGCGGCCCACGGGCTCGACACCGCGGGCGTCATGATCGAGGTGCCCAGCGCAGCCCTGCTCGCCGGTCCCGTGCTCGCCCGCGCGCACTTCGCCTCGATCGGCACCAACGACCTCACGCAGTACACCATGGCGGCCGACCGCCTCCTCGGCTCGCTCGCCGAGCTGAGCGACCCGTGGCAGCCCGCGGTCCTCCAGCTCGTCGCCGCGACCTGCCGCGGCGGGGACCTCCAGGGGCGGCCCGTGGGCGTGTGCGGCGAGGCGGCGTCGAACCCCGTGCTCGCGGCCGTGCTCGTCGGGCTGGGCGTGTCCTCGCTGTCGATGACGGCGCGCGCGATCCCCGACGTCGCCGCGCTGCTGGGCGCGGTCACGGTCGCCGAGTGCCGCGAGGTCGCACAGCTCGCCCTGGCGGCCGAGAGCGCGGCCGACGCGCGAGCCGCGGTCCGGGCAGCCCTCCCGCAGCTCGACGAGCTGGGGCTGTGA
- a CDS encoding acyl-CoA thioesterase → MTRLHVPVALRWSDLDAYQHVNNVEMLRLLEDARITAFWRHPEASIEESWPTAVLDTGPHATSHTLVARQEIEYLRPLGFTRSPVRVEMWLGHLGGASLEVCYEVHTEWPDGAERTGPSIGSRPYAKAATTIVVVDAATGAPRRITEPERAAWQPFVEEPLEFRRRGR, encoded by the coding sequence ATGACCCGCCTGCACGTCCCCGTCGCCCTGCGCTGGTCCGACCTCGACGCCTATCAGCACGTCAACAACGTCGAGATGCTGCGGCTCCTGGAGGATGCCCGCATCACCGCGTTCTGGCGCCACCCCGAGGCCTCGATCGAGGAGAGCTGGCCCACGGCGGTCCTCGACACGGGACCGCACGCGACGTCGCACACCCTGGTCGCCCGGCAGGAGATCGAGTACCTGCGGCCCCTGGGGTTCACGCGGAGCCCGGTGCGCGTCGAGATGTGGCTCGGACACCTGGGCGGGGCGAGCCTCGAGGTCTGCTACGAGGTGCACACCGAGTGGCCGGACGGCGCCGAGCGCACGGGGCCCTCGATCGGCAGCAGGCCCTACGCCAAGGCAGCGACGACCATCGTGGTCGTGGACGCGGCGACGGGTGCCCCGCGACGCATCACCGAGCCCGAGCGCGCCGCCTGGCAGCCCTTCGTCGAGGAACCGCTCGAGTTCCGTCGTCGGGGGCGCTGA
- a CDS encoding acyl-CoA thioesterase gives MRTKVTADELARDPLGNLLRALRLEEKPADDSRSDGADVRFGGLSVDQPNARIYGGQVLAQALIAAGLTVEGDRRPHSMHGYFLRAGDLDAPIEFAVEKLRDGRSFSARRTHAVQHGKPILSMIASFQEEQDGVEHTSPMPEAPDPETLPSAFDELGKIPHPAARSRSHEAAFDLRHVGGSLYLGPGAERTDQQMVWMKARGPVEGDQLLHRALMAYACDQIMLEPVLRKTGSSWVTPGASIASLDHAMWWHRDARVDEWLLYVQSSPSAQGGRGLGAARVFTRDGRLVASIAQEGMLRLPV, from the coding sequence TTGCGTACCAAGGTCACGGCGGACGAGCTCGCGCGCGACCCGCTCGGCAACCTGCTGCGCGCGCTCCGGCTCGAGGAGAAGCCCGCCGACGACTCGCGTTCCGACGGCGCCGACGTGCGCTTCGGCGGCCTGAGCGTCGACCAGCCCAACGCCCGGATCTACGGCGGTCAGGTGCTCGCCCAGGCGCTCATCGCCGCGGGCCTGACGGTCGAGGGCGACCGTCGGCCCCACTCGATGCACGGGTACTTCCTGCGCGCGGGCGACCTCGACGCCCCCATCGAGTTCGCGGTCGAGAAGCTGCGCGACGGCCGCTCGTTCAGCGCGCGCCGCACGCACGCCGTCCAGCACGGCAAGCCGATCCTGTCGATGATCGCGTCGTTCCAGGAGGAGCAGGACGGTGTCGAGCACACCTCACCCATGCCCGAGGCCCCGGACCCCGAGACCCTGCCGTCGGCGTTCGACGAGCTCGGCAAGATCCCGCACCCCGCCGCGCGCTCGCGCTCGCACGAGGCCGCGTTCGACCTGCGCCACGTGGGCGGCTCGCTCTACCTGGGCCCGGGTGCCGAGCGCACCGACCAGCAGATGGTGTGGATGAAGGCCCGCGGGCCCGTCGAGGGCGACCAGCTCCTGCACCGCGCCCTCATGGCGTACGCGTGCGACCAGATCATGCTCGAGCCCGTGCTGCGCAAGACCGGGTCCAGCTGGGTCACTCCCGGTGCCTCGATCGCGAGCCTCGACCACGCCATGTGGTGGCACCGCGACGCTCGCGTCGACGAGTGGCTCCTCTACGTCCAGTCCTCCCCGAGCGCGCAGGGCGGGCGGGGCCTGGGCGCCGCACGCGTCTTCACGCGCGACGGTCGCCTCGTGGCGAGCATCGCGCAGGAGGGCATGCTGCGGCTGCCGGTCTGA
- a CDS encoding DNA topoisomerase IB produces the protein MVRLRRVSVSSPGYGRRRHGKGFSYLDVDGSRLTDPDELARCTRLVVPPAWSQVWICRYPDGHIQAFGYDAAGRGQYLYHEQWRERRNRRKFDHVLEVGARLPAARRRVAKDLALDGMPRDKVLALAFRLLDLAYFRAGSEAYARQNGSYGLATLRTEHVRVRRDGSIHFHYPAKSGQVRDVVVEDERVREIVTTLVRRREAGDLLAWREETPGGVVWHDVTSADVTAYLKERLGEDATAKDFRTWHATVLAARALADAGAPPASARARRAVVAGVVRDVAEELGNTPAVARSSYIDPRLIDLWERGQTIAPLLGRRRGQAASERAVLDLLA, from the coding sequence ATGGTCCGCCTGCGCCGCGTCTCGGTCTCCTCTCCCGGGTACGGCCGACGCCGCCACGGCAAGGGGTTCTCGTACCTCGACGTGGACGGCTCCCGCCTGACCGACCCGGACGAGCTCGCGCGGTGCACGCGCCTGGTCGTCCCGCCCGCCTGGTCCCAGGTGTGGATCTGCCGGTACCCGGACGGTCACATCCAGGCGTTCGGCTACGACGCGGCGGGGCGCGGCCAGTACCTCTACCACGAGCAGTGGCGCGAGCGCCGGAACCGTCGCAAGTTCGACCACGTCCTCGAGGTCGGTGCCCGGCTCCCTGCCGCACGCCGCCGGGTCGCCAAGGACCTCGCGCTGGACGGCATGCCACGGGACAAGGTCCTCGCGCTCGCGTTCCGGCTCCTGGACCTCGCGTACTTCCGGGCGGGCAGCGAGGCGTACGCGCGGCAGAACGGCAGCTACGGGCTCGCGACGCTGCGTACCGAGCACGTGCGCGTGCGGCGCGACGGCTCGATCCACTTCCACTACCCCGCGAAGTCGGGGCAGGTGCGCGACGTCGTCGTCGAGGACGAACGGGTCCGCGAGATCGTCACGACGCTCGTGCGGCGTCGGGAAGCGGGCGACCTGCTCGCGTGGCGCGAGGAGACGCCGGGCGGCGTCGTCTGGCACGACGTGACGAGCGCGGACGTGACCGCCTACCTCAAGGAGCGCCTGGGCGAGGACGCGACCGCGAAGGACTTCCGCACCTGGCACGCCACGGTCCTCGCGGCCCGTGCCCTCGCGGACGCGGGCGCGCCGCCCGCCTCGGCCCGCGCCCGGCGGGCCGTGGTCGCGGGCGTGGTCCGGGACGTCGCCGAGGAGCTGGGCAACACCCCGGCCGTCGCGCGGTCGTCGTACATCGACCCGCGACTGATCGACCTCTGGGAGCGTGGGCAGACCATCGCGCCGCTCCTGGGTAGGCGGCGCGGCCAGGCCGCGTCCGAGCGCGCCGTGCTGGACCTGCTGGCCTAG
- a CDS encoding dynamin family protein produces the protein MTLPSDDVAPSVGGAPDGGLPDGADDRSDEAGSVGRGLDEAGHGRHVAEDDPVVGHAARTAQGTDELVAALDVLRGELTAQRLPLVTPGVEEDRRTLALAVDQLDDYLLPRLRSRSAPLLVVVGGSTGAGKSTLVNSVLGERVTVPGVLRPTTRSPVLVHHPLDVRWFSTDRILPGLARVTGPADHWAAEGSHRSVRLVGSEVLPQGLALLDAPDVDSVVVENRELAAQLLGAADLWLFVTTAARYADAVPWDLLVEAATRRAQVALVLDRVDPGAEAVGADLQRLASENGLGDVPIFLVPEAPLTDGLLPETAVGEISRWLTALGGDAGARSAVIDATRDGVVDDLVRRALRLAGAVDVQHEADDHLRSAVDAAYDDARRTVLAATSDGAMLRGEVLARWQDFVGTGEFFRAVEQKVGSVRDAIGGFFRGKGRKVPGVEEAISHGLESVVLDAAEEAAERAYRAWRADPAGSALLDGLDLSRASASLRARVAEEIRGWQSDVLALVGEQAAARRGTARALSFGLNGLGVALMILVFASTGGITGAEIGIAGGTAVLAQKLLEAVFGDDAVRRLTRTAQDRLVGRVTAVLDGEARRYTSQLDALGTGDATGAALRAAAYDVRQAARREQKSRDRAGVAGEASGVVGQAGALRGAHTRPATAPAAPDDAVATERPGFWRRLFGARTDEPGDATTTGDER, from the coding sequence ATGACCCTCCCGAGCGACGACGTCGCCCCGTCCGTCGGCGGCGCCCCTGACGGCGGCCTTCCCGACGGCGCAGACGACCGCTCCGACGAGGCCGGCTCCGTCGGGCGGGGCCTCGACGAGGCCGGTCACGGTCGCCACGTCGCTGAGGACGACCCGGTCGTGGGGCATGCCGCGCGCACGGCGCAGGGTACCGACGAGCTCGTCGCGGCCCTCGACGTGCTGCGGGGCGAGCTCACCGCGCAGCGCCTGCCTCTCGTGACGCCGGGGGTCGAGGAGGACCGGCGGACGCTCGCCCTCGCGGTCGACCAGCTCGACGACTACCTCCTCCCGCGCCTGCGGTCGAGGTCCGCGCCGCTGCTCGTGGTGGTGGGCGGCTCGACGGGGGCGGGCAAGTCGACGCTCGTGAACTCGGTCCTGGGGGAGAGGGTCACGGTCCCGGGGGTCCTGCGGCCCACGACCCGCTCGCCCGTGCTGGTGCACCACCCGCTCGACGTCCGCTGGTTCAGCACGGACCGCATCCTGCCGGGGCTCGCACGCGTCACGGGTCCCGCGGACCACTGGGCGGCCGAGGGATCGCACCGGTCCGTCCGGCTGGTCGGGTCCGAGGTCCTGCCGCAGGGCCTCGCGCTCCTCGACGCCCCGGACGTCGACTCGGTCGTGGTCGAGAACCGCGAGCTCGCGGCGCAGCTCCTGGGTGCCGCGGACCTGTGGCTCTTCGTGACCACGGCCGCGCGCTACGCCGACGCGGTGCCGTGGGACCTGCTCGTCGAGGCGGCGACCCGGCGCGCGCAGGTCGCGCTCGTCCTGGACCGCGTCGACCCGGGGGCGGAGGCCGTCGGCGCGGACCTCCAGCGTCTGGCCTCCGAGAACGGTCTGGGCGACGTGCCGATCTTCCTCGTGCCCGAGGCTCCGCTCACGGACGGTCTGCTGCCCGAGACCGCGGTCGGGGAGATCTCGCGCTGGCTGACCGCGCTCGGCGGCGACGCGGGCGCGCGCTCGGCCGTGATCGACGCGACGCGCGACGGCGTGGTCGACGACCTGGTGCGGCGTGCGCTGCGGCTCGCGGGCGCGGTCGACGTGCAGCACGAGGCCGACGACCACCTGAGGTCCGCGGTCGACGCGGCCTACGACGACGCGCGGCGCACGGTCCTGGCCGCGACGAGCGACGGTGCCATGCTGCGCGGTGAGGTCCTCGCGCGCTGGCAGGACTTCGTGGGTACGGGCGAGTTCTTCCGGGCGGTCGAGCAGAAGGTCGGCTCGGTGCGCGACGCGATCGGCGGGTTCTTCCGCGGCAAGGGCCGCAAGGTCCCGGGTGTCGAGGAGGCGATCTCGCACGGCCTGGAGTCCGTGGTGCTCGACGCCGCGGAGGAGGCCGCCGAACGTGCGTACCGCGCGTGGCGTGCCGACCCGGCCGGCTCCGCACTGCTCGACGGGCTCGACCTGTCCCGCGCCTCGGCCTCGTTGCGCGCCCGGGTCGCGGAGGAGATCCGGGGCTGGCAGTCCGACGTCCTGGCGCTCGTGGGCGAGCAGGCCGCGGCCCGGCGCGGCACGGCGAGGGCGCTGTCGTTCGGTCTCAACGGGCTGGGCGTGGCGCTCATGATCCTCGTGTTCGCCTCGACGGGCGGCATCACCGGGGCGGAGATCGGCATCGCGGGCGGGACCGCGGTGCTCGCGCAGAAGCTCCTGGAGGCCGTGTTCGGGGACGACGCGGTCCGCCGCTTGACCCGCACCGCGCAGGACCGGCTCGTGGGCCGTGTCACGGCAGTCCTCGACGGCGAGGCCCGGCGCTACACGTCGCAGCTCGACGCGCTCGGCACGGGGGACGCAACGGGCGCCGCTCTGCGTGCCGCGGCGTACGACGTGCGCCAGGCCGCGCGGCGCGAGCAGAAGAGCCGCGACCGGGCGGGCGTGGCGGGAGAGGCGAGCGGCGTCGTCGGGCAGGCGGGCGCCCTGCGCGGCGCGCACACCCGTCCTGCGACCGCACCAGCGGCCCCGGACGACGCGGTGGCGACCGAGCGTCCCGGGTTCTGGCGCCGCCTGTTCGGCGCCCGCACGGACGAGCCGGGCGACGCCACCACCACCGGGGACGAGCGCTGA